One segment of Alligator mississippiensis isolate rAllMis1 chromosome 13, rAllMis1, whole genome shotgun sequence DNA contains the following:
- the MRPL28 gene encoding large ribosomal subunit protein bL28m, whose protein sequence is MPLHKHPPRLWEALKLAQGIYARLPPHYLRQLRDRAPPAPVHWRPLGRAFRRNPRTGQRERVQDVPIPTYFPPASQRGLWGGEGWVCGYRYSGDDKLSRRLKKIWKPQLFEREFYSEILDRKLTITVTMRTLDLIDAAYGFDFYILKTSKADMCSKLGMDLKRTMLLRLARKDPNLHPNDPTKREAIYNKYSEFVIPEEEAEWVGLSLQEAVEKQRLLEKKDSIPLFKVYTEELVQQLREQNISKVKRS, encoded by the exons atGCCGCTGCACAAGCACCCGCCGCGTCTGTGGGAGGCGCTGAAGCTGGCGCAGGGGATCTACGCCCGGCTGCCGCCGCATTACCTGCGCCAGCTGCGGGACCGCGCCCCGCCCGCGCCCGTGCACTGGCGCCCGCTGGGCCGCGCGTTCCGGCGGAACCCGCGCACGGGGCAGCGCGAGCGCGTGCAGGACGTGCCCATCCCCACCTACTTCCCGCCCGCGTCCCAGCGCGGCCTGTGGGGCGGGGAGGGCTGGGTCTGCGGCTACCGCTACTCCGGCGACGACAAG CTTTCCCGCAGACTGAAGAAGATTTGGAAGCCACAGCTGTTTGAACGAGAGTTCTACAGTGAGATCCTTGACAGGAAATTAACTATTACAGTCACAATGAGAACACTGGATTTGATTGATGCAGCCTATGGATTTGATTTCTACATTCTCAAG ACTTCAAAGGCTGATATGTGCTCGAAGCTGGGGATGGATTTAAAACGAACAATGCTGCTACGACTTGCACGGAAGGATCCTAATCTGCATCCAAATGATCCAACCAAAAGAGAAGCTATTTATAACAAGTACAGT GAATTTGTGATCCCAGAAGAGGAGGCTGAATGGGTTGGGCTAAGTTTACAAGAAGCTGTAGAAAAACAGAGGCTTCTTGAGAAGAAG GACTCCATCCCTCTCTTTAAAGTGTATACAGAAGAACTGGTTCAGCAGCTAAGAGAACAGAATATTTCTAAAGTGAAAAGATCTTAG